The Shewanella sp. NFH-SH190041 genome has a window encoding:
- the ihfB gene encoding integration host factor subunit beta: protein MTKSELIEKLATRQSQLSAKEVESAIKEMLEQMATTLETGDRIEIRGFGSFSLHYRAPRTGRNPKTGSSVELDGKYVPHFKPGKELRERVDMLNH from the coding sequence ATGACAAAATCCGAACTGATCGAAAAACTCGCCACCAGGCAGTCGCAACTGTCGGCGAAAGAGGTGGAAAGCGCTATCAAGGAAATGTTGGAGCAAATGGCAACAACCCTTGAAACTGGAGACCGTATTGAGATACGTGGCTTTGGTAGCTTCTCCCTGCACTATCGTGCGCCTCGCACGGGTCGTAACCCGAAAACAGGCTCCTCTGTTGAGCTGGACGGCAAGTACGTTCCGCACTTTAAGCCTGGCAAGGAACTTCGCGAACGCGTTGATATGCTAAACCATTAA
- a CDS encoding LapA family protein — translation MKSFIATLVVAALFFLALLFGARNDQMVTISYFIAQGEFRLPVVLAIVFLAGFIISWLMAFYHLTRMRIQLRRKTRQLEQLQGQLKQQSAPQPEVNA, via the coding sequence GTGAAGTCGTTTATTGCAACCTTAGTGGTGGCAGCTCTCTTTTTTCTGGCATTGTTATTCGGTGCCCGTAATGATCAGATGGTGACCATCAGTTATTTCATTGCCCAAGGTGAGTTCCGTTTGCCTGTGGTTTTGGCCATCGTATTTTTGGCCGGCTTTATCATCAGTTGGCTGATGGCGTTTTATCATTTAACCCGGATGCGGATACAACTGCGGCGTAAGACTCGTCAGTTGGAGCAATTGCAGGGACAGTTAAAACAGCAGTCAGCACCACAACCGGAAGTTAACGCCTGA
- the lapB gene encoding lipopolysaccharide assembly protein LapB gives MLELLFLLLPIAAGYGWYMGRRSVRQNQSNQRKKMSRDYFTGLNFLLSNESDKAVDLFISLLDVDDETIDTHLSLGSLFRKRGEVDRAIRIHQNLIARPSLPDEQRDMAMMELGKDYLAAGFYDRAEEIFVTLVRQDDHSEEAETLLIDIYQVTKEWQKALDIIRKISRKRQQTLKPVSAHFYCQLADEATENSDKIKLLLQALKQDPLCGRALLTLAQIYLLTGELRQCLKQLSALLDADIQLVPDALATARQAYLTLPDEAGYQSYLSRAIEKGAGASVINALAERLEQQGEQQQAETMVLDALYRHPTMKGFQHLMQLHIAQAEDGQAKKSLSMLEHLVEQQIKYRPAFRCNECGFPSHALYWHCPSCKNWGSIKRIRGLDGE, from the coding sequence ATGCTTGAACTGCTTTTTCTGTTGTTACCGATAGCGGCAGGCTATGGCTGGTATATGGGACGTCGCAGTGTCAGACAGAACCAGTCCAACCAACGCAAAAAAATGAGCCGGGATTATTTCACCGGTCTGAATTTCTTACTGTCCAATGAATCTGATAAAGCAGTGGATCTGTTTATCAGTTTGTTGGATGTCGATGATGAAACCATAGACACTCACTTATCTCTGGGGTCATTATTTCGTAAACGTGGTGAAGTCGACCGCGCCATCCGTATCCATCAGAATTTAATCGCCCGGCCAAGTCTGCCTGATGAGCAGCGGGATATGGCGATGATGGAATTAGGAAAAGATTATCTTGCCGCCGGCTTTTATGATCGCGCGGAAGAGATTTTTGTCACCCTAGTCCGCCAAGATGATCACAGTGAAGAAGCCGAAACCCTGCTGATCGATATTTACCAAGTGACCAAAGAGTGGCAAAAAGCACTGGATATTATCCGCAAAATCAGCCGTAAACGGCAACAGACCCTGAAGCCTGTGAGCGCTCATTTTTACTGCCAGCTTGCTGATGAAGCGACAGAGAATAGCGATAAGATTAAATTATTACTCCAAGCACTTAAGCAAGACCCTCTCTGTGGCCGAGCATTGTTGACCTTGGCACAAATTTACCTGTTAACCGGCGAATTACGTCAGTGTTTGAAACAACTCAGTGCGCTACTGGATGCTGATATTCAATTGGTGCCAGATGCATTAGCCACAGCGCGTCAGGCATACCTGACATTACCAGATGAAGCAGGCTACCAAAGCTATTTAAGTCGCGCCATTGAAAAAGGGGCCGGGGCCTCAGTGATTAATGCACTGGCTGAGCGTCTAGAGCAACAAGGGGAGCAGCAGCAGGCTGAAACCATGGTGCTTGATGCGTTGTACCGACATCCAACCATGAAGGGATTCCAGCACCTGATGCAGTTACATATCGCACAGGCTGAAGATGGTCAGGCAAAAAAGAGTCTGTCTATGCTGGAGCATTTGGTTGAACAGCAGATTAAATATCGTCCCGCCTTTCGCTGTAATGAGTGTGGTTTTCCGTCCCATGCGCTTTACTGGCACTGTCCATCATGTAAAAACTGGGGCAGTATCAAGCGGATTCGGGGCTTAGACGGAGAATAA
- the pyrF gene encoding orotidine-5'-phosphate decarboxylase, which translates to MTDKLIVVALDFDSRNAALNLIDKLDPTMCRLKVGKEMFTLFGPQLVREIHARGFDLFLDLKFHDIPNTVAKAVAAAAELGVWMTNVHASGGLAMMQAARKALLPYGENAPILIAVTVLTSMSDEELRLIGIEATAEQQVKRLAALTQQAGLDGVVCSAREAQMLKAEFGRDFNLVTPGIRPLGSEQGDQHRVMTPAMAIEAGSDYLVIGRPITQAADPLAALQAIHQSLLS; encoded by the coding sequence ATGACAGATAAACTCATAGTTGTAGCCCTGGATTTTGACAGCCGGAATGCGGCTTTGAATCTAATTGATAAGCTTGATCCGACCATGTGTCGACTCAAAGTGGGTAAAGAGATGTTTACCCTGTTTGGTCCTCAGTTGGTTCGGGAAATTCATGCCCGGGGATTTGATCTGTTTTTGGACTTAAAATTTCATGATATCCCTAATACGGTTGCGAAAGCAGTAGCTGCAGCTGCTGAGCTTGGGGTGTGGATGACCAATGTGCATGCATCTGGTGGCCTGGCCATGATGCAGGCTGCTCGTAAGGCATTATTGCCGTATGGGGAAAATGCGCCAATATTGATCGCTGTGACTGTACTGACATCCATGAGTGATGAAGAATTGCGACTGATTGGCATTGAGGCGACCGCAGAGCAGCAGGTGAAACGTCTCGCCGCATTAACTCAACAAGCGGGTTTGGATGGTGTGGTGTGTTCAGCGCGTGAAGCTCAGATGCTGAAAGCTGAATTTGGCCGAGATTTTAACTTGGTTACCCCGGGGATCCGTCCGCTAGGCAGTGAACAGGGTGATCAGCACCGGGTGATGACGCCAGCAATGGCTATCGAGGCAGGCTCAGACTATCTGGTTATTGGTCGGCCAATCACTCAAGCGGCCGATCCATTAGCAGCCTTGCAGGCGATTCATCAGTCACTATTGTCGTGA
- a CDS encoding DUF2058 domain-containing protein — protein sequence MANALQEQLLKAGLTSKQKVRDVKTQKRRNRKANVDDGSSDFIQQIAEQKKAQAEKDKALNEERFAQAQEKGQVRSLITEVKKLAVSLPTDADVKFNYTLENKIFSVYLNDRLQQQLLKGQLGIVRLDDSSYLVPHKLAERVNLLVPQWCGYLWSQEDNAPAVEEDDPYADYVIPDDLMW from the coding sequence ATGGCTAATGCATTACAGGAGCAGTTGCTCAAAGCGGGTTTAACCAGTAAGCAGAAAGTACGGGATGTTAAAACCCAAAAACGTCGCAACCGTAAAGCCAATGTTGATGACGGTAGCAGCGATTTTATACAGCAGATTGCTGAGCAGAAAAAAGCCCAAGCAGAAAAAGATAAGGCGCTAAATGAAGAGCGTTTTGCTCAGGCGCAAGAGAAAGGTCAGGTGCGCTCGCTGATCACCGAAGTGAAAAAGCTGGCCGTGAGCCTGCCAACTGACGCTGATGTGAAGTTTAACTACACACTGGAGAATAAAATCTTCTCTGTATACCTGAATGATCGCTTACAACAGCAACTCCTTAAGGGGCAGTTGGGTATTGTTCGTTTAGATGATAGTAGTTACCTGGTACCCCATAAGCTTGCTGAGCGGGTGAATCTGCTGGTGCCACAATGGTGTGGTTATCTCTGGTCTCAGGAAGATAACGCGCCGGCAGTGGAAGAAGATGATCCGTATGCAGATTATGTTATCCCTGATGATTTGATGTGGTAA
- a CDS encoding phosphate ABC transporter ATP-binding protein, with product MIAGEIGQISHLHLSYHGEAALTDINLSLQRHQIHVLSGSSGSGKTSLLRCLNRLNDCYPYCQTRGDIQLTLAGENVAVNQLSHHQLAYLRQKVGMVFQHPQLLPGSIADNIMLPLKVVAGMGKAQALIQLQSALEQAALWQEVCQRLDKPAQMLSGGQQQRLCLARALALSPEILLLDEPTASLDPDTTAIIEDLLLSLRRRYTIVMVSHSVAQSKKLADLHFHFEQGRLVD from the coding sequence ATGATTGCTGGCGAAATAGGCCAAATTTCACACCTACATCTAAGCTACCACGGGGAAGCTGCATTAACGGACATCAATCTCAGTTTGCAACGCCATCAAATCCATGTGTTAAGTGGCAGCTCTGGCTCAGGCAAAACCAGTCTGTTGCGCTGTCTTAACCGACTCAATGATTGTTACCCTTATTGCCAAACCCGGGGAGATATTCAGCTAACATTGGCCGGGGAAAATGTGGCGGTCAATCAGCTCAGTCATCATCAGCTAGCCTATCTGAGACAAAAAGTCGGGATGGTATTTCAACATCCACAGCTACTACCTGGCAGTATCGCTGATAATATTATGCTGCCGTTAAAAGTGGTGGCGGGTATGGGTAAAGCCCAAGCGCTAATACAGCTACAATCGGCCTTAGAGCAAGCTGCACTGTGGCAGGAAGTGTGCCAGCGGCTGGATAAACCGGCTCAAATGCTTTCTGGTGGGCAGCAACAGCGCTTATGCCTGGCTCGGGCGTTAGCACTATCCCCCGAAATTTTGCTACTGGATGAACCAACTGCGTCACTTGATCCTGACACCACAGCGATCATTGAAGATTTACTCCTGTCCCTGCGCCGCCGCTATACCATAGTGATGGTGTCCCACAGTGTGGCGCAAAGTAAAAAACTGGCCGATCTGCATTTTCATTTTGAACAAGGCCGATTAGTCGATTAA
- a CDS encoding PstA family ABC transporter permease, which yields MISSRLFHLWCLFSALLLLSVVGLLLGFIVVKGYPAMGVTLYFGQTAPLDGLLGLAPIWDGIWPACVGTLSVVSLALLLALFPGIGCGIWLAQSAPSRCRELLTLAVDILAGFPSILMGLFGFTLILLLRQYLLPNANTSLLLSATCLALLILPYLAVTTRTALLALPPSLMITAQALGMSRSQTLGYVLLPQAIRGISGGIMLAFGRAAEDTAVIMLTGAVANAGLPGGLFERYEALPFTIFYYSAQYQSEDELQLAFGAALTLLFITAGLFSLASALLHRTTGNTL from the coding sequence GTGATAAGTTCCCGGCTATTCCATCTCTGGTGCCTGTTTAGCGCGTTATTACTGCTCAGTGTTGTAGGCCTACTGCTTGGCTTTATTGTGGTTAAAGGCTATCCAGCCATGGGGGTCACACTCTATTTTGGCCAAACAGCGCCACTTGATGGCTTATTGGGTTTAGCGCCAATCTGGGACGGGATCTGGCCTGCTTGTGTCGGTACACTCAGTGTTGTCAGTCTGGCATTATTGCTGGCGCTATTTCCCGGTATCGGCTGTGGGATCTGGCTGGCTCAAAGCGCCCCTTCCAGATGCCGCGAATTGTTAACGCTAGCTGTCGATATTCTTGCCGGATTTCCCTCAATATTAATGGGGCTGTTCGGATTTACCCTGATCCTGCTGCTGCGCCAATATCTCCTCCCCAATGCCAACACCAGCCTGTTGTTATCTGCCACCTGCCTTGCATTGCTGATCTTGCCTTATCTGGCAGTAACCACTCGCACCGCACTACTGGCACTGCCCCCATCACTGATGATCACCGCACAAGCATTAGGGATGAGCCGTAGTCAAACATTAGGTTATGTCCTACTGCCTCAAGCTATACGGGGTATCAGCGGGGGTATTATGCTGGCTTTTGGCCGCGCGGCAGAAGACACTGCAGTGATTATGCTGACCGGAGCCGTCGCCAACGCGGGGTTACCTGGCGGGTTATTTGAGCGCTATGAAGCGTTGCCATTCACTATTTTTTATTACAGTGCCCAATATCAAAGCGAAGATGAGCTGCAATTGGCATTTGGCGCGGCTCTGACACTGCTATTTATCACCGCCGGGCTCTTTAGTCTTGCCAGTGCCCTGCTACACCGCACAACAGGAAACACACTATGA
- a CDS encoding PstC family ABC transporter permease codes for MIADKRPPLNRGNVTGSDRLAALLPWLAGGVFGTIVAVFLLLGYFALPVLFDGNITLFSPIWRPEQGQYGIMAMVMASVMLAILASLIALPLAVGICGLCLFPQYRRIAALLRALMRLMAGVPTVVYGIAAVFLLVPWLRDTLHYGSGFCLLAAILMVVILILPVMIMLLDSHCRVLMQQLYPTASALGMTSSQIILHLILPSSRPVLAASTLLGLSRAIGDTLLPLMLAGNAPQLSANLLDSMRTLTAHIALVLATDSHSAEYNSLFAAGLLLLSVSTVTTILIRTITTRSGARSPQS; via the coding sequence GTGATTGCTGATAAACGGCCCCCCCTTAACAGAGGCAATGTAACCGGTTCAGACAGGCTTGCCGCCCTGCTGCCTTGGCTCGCTGGCGGCGTATTTGGCACTATTGTCGCCGTATTTCTGCTACTCGGTTATTTCGCCCTGCCAGTGCTATTTGATGGCAATATCACGCTTTTTAGCCCTATTTGGCGACCCGAACAGGGCCAATACGGCATTATGGCAATGGTTATGGCCTCCGTTATGCTGGCCATCCTTGCCAGTTTGATTGCGCTGCCGCTGGCTGTGGGGATCTGTGGTTTATGCCTCTTTCCCCAATACCGCCGCATCGCAGCCTTACTTCGGGCGCTAATGCGGTTAATGGCCGGGGTTCCCACCGTGGTATACGGTATCGCTGCCGTATTTTTATTAGTGCCATGGTTACGCGATACTTTGCATTACGGCAGCGGTTTTTGTCTGCTCGCTGCCATCCTGATGGTGGTGATCCTTATCTTGCCGGTGATGATCATGTTACTCGATAGCCACTGCCGTGTATTGATGCAGCAGCTCTATCCAACAGCCTCTGCGCTAGGAATGACCTCAAGTCAGATTATTTTGCACCTGATCCTGCCCAGCAGTCGACCTGTGTTGGCTGCCAGTACTCTACTGGGGCTAAGCCGAGCAATTGGCGATACCTTGCTGCCTCTGATGTTGGCAGGTAATGCCCCACAGCTGAGTGCCAATCTATTGGACAGTATGCGGACGCTCACAGCACATATTGCCCTGGTACTGGCCACCGACAGCCATAGCGCCGAATATAACTCACTATTTGCGGCCGGTTTATTGTTATTAAGTGTCAGTACTGTCACTACAATTCTGATCCGAACCATTACCACAAGGTCAGGTGCCAGGAGCCCGCAATCGTGA
- a CDS encoding phosphate ABC transporter substrate-binding protein, with protein sequence MLSPTFLRNLLCSMLFIPAALLSISASATDTDRFAHLHGQLNIAGGTAHIPVMKQAARAIMTANPDIRITIAGGGSGVGAQQAAKGLAEIGNTGRALKPAEAAQGLVSFPFAIDGVAVILNPTNPVKALSSQQVADIYAGKITNWQTLGGADKTINLFTRDEASGTRAVFVKKLLHNGSVVTKANVVPSNGAMKTAVARDPAAIGYSSVGYIDNTVVAPTLDGIHPSNEACANGHYPVVRKLYMNTKGEPQGLTRAFIDFIYSPQGAGYIRSSGYIPLAQQ encoded by the coding sequence ATGCTGTCCCCTACTTTTTTGCGCAACTTACTGTGCTCAATGTTATTTATCCCGGCCGCATTATTGAGTATCTCTGCATCGGCCACGGATACTGACCGCTTTGCCCATCTACATGGACAATTGAATATCGCCGGAGGCACTGCGCATATTCCGGTGATGAAACAAGCGGCTAGAGCCATTATGACAGCTAACCCAGACATTCGAATTACTATTGCTGGAGGCGGCTCTGGCGTTGGTGCCCAGCAAGCAGCAAAGGGATTGGCAGAGATCGGCAATACCGGCCGAGCATTGAAGCCTGCCGAAGCGGCGCAGGGGTTGGTGAGTTTTCCATTTGCCATTGATGGTGTCGCGGTGATCCTTAATCCGACAAACCCAGTAAAAGCACTGAGCAGCCAACAGGTAGCGGATATTTATGCCGGGAAAATCACTAACTGGCAAACACTGGGCGGGGCAGATAAAACAATCAATCTCTTTACACGGGATGAGGCCAGTGGCACCCGGGCAGTATTTGTGAAAAAGCTGCTACACAATGGCAGTGTGGTGACAAAAGCCAATGTGGTTCCCTCCAATGGTGCAATGAAAACAGCGGTGGCGCGGGATCCGGCAGCTATCGGCTATAGCAGTGTGGGATATATTGACAATACCGTCGTCGCGCCGACACTTGACGGTATTCACCCCAGTAATGAAGCTTGTGCCAATGGGCACTACCCTGTGGTCCGTAAACTCTATATGAATACCAAAGGTGAGCCACAGGGGCTAACTCGCGCTTTTATCGACTTTATCTACAGTCCACAAGGCGCTGGGTATATCCGCAGCAGTGGCTATATTCCCCTCGCTCAGCAATAA
- the rnhA gene encoding ribonuclease HI: protein MTELKHISIFTDGSCLGNPGPGGYGVVMKYKSHVKELSGGFALTTNNRMELLAPILALEALKEPCRVTLTSDSQYMRQGITQWIHGWKAKGWKTASKTPVKNVDLWQRLDKAREMHQMDWQWVKGHAGHPENERCDELARTAAEAHPEAEDTGYQPN, encoded by the coding sequence ATGACCGAACTGAAACACATCTCTATTTTTACTGATGGCTCCTGCCTAGGTAATCCCGGCCCTGGCGGCTATGGCGTGGTGATGAAATACAAGTCCCATGTCAAAGAACTATCCGGCGGGTTTGCCCTGACCACAAATAACCGTATGGAGTTGCTGGCACCAATCCTAGCGTTGGAAGCCTTAAAAGAGCCTTGTCGGGTGACGCTCACTTCGGACAGCCAATATATGCGGCAAGGCATTACCCAATGGATACATGGCTGGAAAGCAAAAGGCTGGAAAACCGCCAGTAAAACGCCGGTGAAAAACGTCGATTTATGGCAACGATTGGATAAAGCCAGAGAAATGCACCAAATGGATTGGCAATGGGTTAAAGGCCATGCCGGTCATCCCGAAAATGAGCGTTGTGATGAATTAGCCAGAACTGCGGCAGAAGCTCACCCAGAAGCAGAAGACACAGGGTATCAGCCTAATTAG
- the dnaQ gene encoding DNA polymerase III subunit epsilon, with the protein MNIISSASRQIILDTETTGMNQGAGPVYQGHRIIEIGCVEVINRKLTGRHYHEYINPDQLIDEEAIQVHGITNEYVADKPRFHQIAQSFLEFVDGAEIVAHNASFDVSFLDYELSRLQPKGPKLADICQLLDSLAIAKFLHPGQKNNLDALCKRYHIDNSRRELHGALLDAEILADVYLIMTGGQTKFNLSLGAQGGQEAGGIIRLPADRPALKVITASADELSTHEQRLDLVAKSGKCLWRG; encoded by the coding sequence ATGAACATCATTTCCAGTGCCAGCCGGCAGATTATTCTAGATACCGAAACCACGGGTATGAATCAGGGTGCAGGCCCGGTCTATCAGGGACATAGGATCATTGAAATTGGCTGTGTTGAAGTTATCAACCGTAAGCTGACAGGCCGGCATTACCATGAGTACATCAATCCAGACCAACTGATTGATGAAGAAGCCATCCAAGTACACGGCATCACCAATGAATATGTGGCCGATAAGCCCAGATTCCATCAGATAGCCCAAAGTTTTTTAGAGTTTGTCGACGGCGCAGAAATTGTCGCACACAACGCATCGTTTGACGTTAGCTTCCTTGATTATGAGTTGTCACGGCTACAGCCTAAAGGGCCTAAACTGGCAGATATCTGTCAGCTGCTTGACTCCTTAGCGATTGCTAAGTTTTTGCATCCAGGTCAGAAAAATAATCTGGATGCGTTATGTAAGCGTTATCACATCGATAACTCCCGACGAGAGCTGCACGGCGCATTGCTCGATGCCGAGATCTTAGCGGATGTGTATTTAATTATGACCGGGGGGCAGACCAAATTTAATTTGAGTCTTGGTGCCCAAGGGGGTCAGGAGGCAGGCGGTATTATCCGTTTGCCTGCGGATCGTCCTGCCCTTAAAGTTATTACCGCTTCAGCCGATGAACTTTCTACACATGAACAGCGGTTGGATTTGGTTGCCAAATCCGGGAAATGTCTCTGGCGAGGATAA
- a CDS encoding TIGR03503 family protein: MSPQHQAGRFYLLLIMMLLIPLQLGAVGHSTTPSMTADRAEILQNRFRIDHFTEQVTLLIAREYGSAPVIVITPDGSKWYSDRYPDNVKWEDGMPGDMITIVKPTPGPYQLIGTVAPGSKVQKVSKLQLQMAALPQPLYQGERLKVTAGFEDEGQLVRMPGLNFMVKWRAKLEPVITAEDEISVSAVLPVGKFADNGQMQDERPDDGIFTATLNFRHKLGPYTFTVTASNKIFTRELTLPLTLSASPIQISLIEPDNHEIGRWKLLIDVDGSKITPADTILDIEMFGPGSLGAPIQIKELTSGSNEYILPEMTEYGGYRLTGLIVSTTVSGREILLDMPEQFFQRVEPPPPPPDPRILAAEQARQEALREQARRKGIITNIIVANVTLFLLGIGGMFFWRWRQKAKQQAENNEDVDALLTEGPTADEPTDEGDTAALDEIDLNEPDDASAQEAKS; the protein is encoded by the coding sequence ATGAGCCCACAGCATCAGGCCGGCAGATTTTATTTACTTCTGATAATGATGCTGCTGATACCGCTGCAATTGGGTGCTGTTGGGCACAGCACCACCCCTTCTATGACTGCCGACCGGGCAGAGATACTGCAAAACCGTTTCCGTATTGACCATTTTACCGAGCAAGTTACCTTGCTGATCGCGCGGGAGTATGGCTCAGCGCCTGTGATTGTGATTACCCCGGATGGCAGTAAATGGTATTCCGACCGCTACCCTGACAATGTGAAATGGGAAGATGGCATGCCGGGGGATATGATCACCATCGTCAAGCCGACTCCCGGCCCTTATCAACTGATTGGCACAGTTGCACCTGGTTCTAAGGTCCAGAAAGTCTCAAAGTTGCAGTTACAAATGGCGGCATTGCCTCAGCCTTTGTATCAGGGTGAACGCTTAAAAGTAACGGCTGGGTTCGAGGATGAAGGCCAATTGGTGCGGATGCCGGGACTGAATTTTATGGTCAAATGGCGGGCTAAATTAGAGCCAGTCATTACCGCTGAAGATGAAATTTCCGTGTCAGCCGTGCTGCCGGTGGGTAAATTTGCCGATAATGGCCAAATGCAGGATGAACGGCCCGATGACGGTATTTTTACGGCAACATTGAATTTTCGTCATAAGTTAGGGCCTTACACTTTTACCGTTACTGCCAGTAATAAAATTTTTACTCGAGAACTGACATTACCCCTCACGTTATCAGCATCTCCTATCCAGATCAGCCTGATTGAGCCGGATAACCATGAAATTGGCCGGTGGAAACTATTGATTGATGTAGACGGCAGTAAGATCACCCCGGCGGATACCATATTGGATATTGAGATGTTTGGGCCGGGCAGTTTAGGGGCGCCGATACAGATTAAGGAGCTGACCAGTGGCAGTAATGAATATATTTTGCCGGAAATGACAGAATATGGTGGTTACCGTTTAACCGGGCTAATTGTGTCCACGACGGTCTCTGGTCGGGAAATTCTATTAGATATGCCGGAGCAGTTTTTCCAGCGTGTCGAGCCACCACCACCACCGCCTGATCCTCGTATCCTTGCCGCAGAGCAGGCCAGACAAGAAGCCCTACGGGAACAGGCCCGTCGTAAAGGGATTATCACCAATATTATTGTTGCGAATGTGACTTTGTTCTTGCTGGGTATCGGCGGCATGTTTTTCTGGCGCTGGCGGCAAAAGGCGAAACAGCAGGCAGAAAATAATGAGGATGTCGATGCCTTGCTGACGGAAGGGCCAACGGCTGATGAGCCAACAGATGAAGGCGATACAGCGGCTTTGGATGAGATTGATTTAAATGAGCCGGATGATGCAAGCGCGCAAGAAGCTAAAAGTTAA
- a CDS encoding APC family permease: MSAQPVGLKRSLKLWQVVVMGLAYLTPMAVFDTFGIVTDITDGHVPTAYLFALLGMLFTAFSYGHLVRKFPVAGSAYTYAQKVFHPYIGFMVGWTSLLDYMFMPMINLLLAKIYLSAMFPELAPWTYILGLAVVMTVLNLKGINLVANFNGLIVGIQFSIILVFIALIAWGVYHGEGLGTVASSRPLFSEHMHMGALFTGASILCLSFLGFDAISTLSEETKDAQRVIPRAIVLTALIGGILFITVSYFLQLYFPDASRFQHPDAVLPEIALYVGGKFFQAVVLVCTTVAVLASGLASHAGVSRLLYVMGRDKALPKRFFSYVHPKWQTPALNVLLIGLLALSAIFFDLEMALALINFGALVAFTFVNLAVIAHFYLKLGHHKTLKDHLVYLILPMCGAACIGVLWINLEPSSFELGLIWMALGGLYLLLRKTVFKTSFGNKEETVIAS; the protein is encoded by the coding sequence ATGTCTGCGCAACCTGTTGGTTTGAAACGTAGCCTGAAATTATGGCAAGTGGTGGTAATGGGTCTGGCATATCTTACGCCCATGGCGGTATTTGATACGTTCGGCATTGTCACGGACATTACTGATGGACATGTTCCCACGGCCTATTTGTTTGCCCTGCTGGGGATGCTATTTACGGCATTCAGCTATGGTCATTTAGTCCGTAAGTTTCCGGTAGCCGGTTCGGCATATACCTATGCGCAGAAGGTTTTTCATCCCTATATCGGTTTTATGGTCGGCTGGACATCGCTGCTCGACTATATGTTTATGCCGATGATTAACCTGTTGCTGGCAAAAATTTATTTAAGTGCCATGTTCCCGGAGCTGGCACCATGGACTTATATCCTTGGCCTTGCTGTGGTGATGACGGTGCTGAATTTGAAAGGCATTAATCTGGTCGCGAACTTTAATGGCCTGATTGTGGGTATTCAGTTCAGTATTATCCTAGTGTTTATCGCGCTGATCGCATGGGGCGTATACCATGGTGAAGGTCTGGGGACCGTCGCTAGCAGCCGGCCGTTGTTCTCCGAGCATATGCATATGGGGGCACTATTTACCGGGGCTTCGATTTTATGTCTGTCGTTCCTTGGTTTTGATGCCATCAGTACGCTGAGCGAAGAAACCAAGGACGCCCAGCGAGTGATCCCTCGCGCCATTGTGCTGACAGCATTAATCGGTGGTATTTTGTTTATCACCGTATCTTATTTCCTGCAGCTGTATTTCCCTGATGCATCACGGTTCCAGCATCCTGATGCGGTACTACCGGAAATAGCCCTGTATGTGGGAGGTAAATTCTTCCAAGCTGTTGTACTGGTATGTACTACTGTGGCGGTATTAGCGTCAGGTCTGGCATCCCATGCAGGGGTATCACGTTTGTTGTATGTGATGGGACGGGATAAGGCTCTGCCAAAGCGCTTTTTCTCCTATGTACATCCTAAGTGGCAGACGCCAGCACTGAATGTGCTGCTGATTGGCCTGTTGGCATTGTCGGCGATTTTCTTTGATTTGGAGATGGCATTGGCACTGATTAACTTTGGTGCGCTGGTGGCCTTTACTTTCGTCAACTTGGCTGTGATTGCACATTTCTACCTGAAATTAGGACATCATAAGACACTGAAGGATCACCTAGTGTATTTGATCCTGCCAATGTGTGGTGCTGCTTGTATCGGGGTGCTATGGATTAATCTGGAGCCATCGTCTTTTGAATTGGGTCTGATTTGGATGGCGCTGGGTGGCTTGTATTTACTACTGCGTAAGACCGTCTTTAAGACTTCATTCGGTAATAAAGAAGAAACAGTGATTGCTTCTTAA